Proteins found in one Sporosarcina sp. FSL K6-3457 genomic segment:
- a CDS encoding ATP-binding protein — MNDVLPDIPRLYTALAEWIACMIYISVLKKQLNGWKLIAFSGGALIVQSAFLVLTKDLPLMFWIPCMVVAVGMMFLLIYVSCDITALDAGYFSVRAFVAAEFVASLQWQVHFFFDNGEITNLLFESLLLIIIYGLLFSTIWLIEKRHIPDGGKLNIRHRELWSTVVIGVAVFSISNLSFVTARTPFSGQYTQEIFNIRTLVGLGGFSILYAYHIQLNDLRIRHELKAVQNILQNQYVQYQQSKESIEIVNYKYHDLKNQIIGLRAEQDPDKRNAYLIEMENDIKSYEAQNKTGNHVLDTLLTIKSMHCIKNGITLTCVADGTLLDGMDVVDISTIFGNALDNAIEYEQQIEEEEKRLIHVSVFAQKGFLMIRFENYFEGKLKFEGGLPKTTKKDTYYHGYGLKSIRYAVQKYGGVVNVDQKDNWFELKILMPLLK, encoded by the coding sequence ATGAATGATGTCCTTCCGGATATACCGAGGTTATATACAGCATTAGCCGAGTGGATTGCTTGTATGATTTACATATCAGTACTAAAAAAACAACTAAATGGATGGAAGCTGATAGCCTTTTCTGGAGGGGCCCTAATTGTACAATCGGCTTTTTTGGTATTAACAAAAGATTTACCGCTTATGTTTTGGATTCCGTGTATGGTTGTAGCTGTTGGGATGATGTTTTTGCTAATTTATGTGAGTTGCGACATAACAGCTCTTGATGCGGGTTATTTTAGCGTAAGGGCATTTGTAGCAGCAGAATTTGTAGCGTCATTACAATGGCAAGTGCATTTCTTTTTTGATAATGGAGAGATAACTAATCTGTTATTTGAATCATTGCTACTCATTATTATCTATGGACTTTTATTTTCAACGATCTGGCTAATAGAGAAACGTCATATACCTGATGGCGGTAAATTGAATATTAGGCATCGTGAATTGTGGTCAACAGTTGTGATAGGCGTTGCAGTTTTTAGCATAAGTAATTTAAGTTTTGTGACTGCTAGAACACCATTTAGCGGACAATATACCCAGGAAATATTCAATATTCGAACCTTGGTAGGCTTAGGTGGATTTTCCATTCTATATGCATACCATATCCAATTAAACGATTTAAGGATCAGACATGAACTAAAAGCTGTGCAGAATATACTTCAGAATCAGTATGTACAATACCAGCAGTCAAAGGAAAGTATAGAAATCGTTAATTATAAATACCACGATTTAAAGAATCAGATTATCGGATTGAGGGCAGAGCAAGATCCAGATAAGAGAAATGCATATTTGATAGAGATGGAAAACGACATCAAATCCTATGAAGCACAGAATAAGACGGGTAACCACGTGTTGGATACATTACTGACAATCAAAAGCATGCATTGTATTAAAAATGGGATCACCTTAACTTGTGTAGCAGACGGAACATTGCTGGACGGTATGGATGTGGTTGACATCAGTACGATATTTGGGAACGCCCTAGATAACGCGATAGAATATGAACAACAAATCGAAGAGGAGGAAAAAAGGTTAATACATGTTTCTGTATTTGCTCAAAAAGGATTTCTAATGATTCGATTTGAAAACTATTTTGAAGGGAAGCTCAAGTTTGAAGGTGGCTTACCGAAAACTACAAAAAAAGATACATATTATCATGGTTATGGATTAAAGAGTATTCGGTATGCAGTACAGAAATATGGCGGTGTGGTCAACGTAGATCAGAAAGATAACTGGTTTGAACTGAAGATTTTAATGCCGTTATTGAAGTGA
- a CDS encoding LytR/AlgR family response regulator transcription factor, producing MIRIAIVEDEVNYKEQLIEFLRRFEQERDESIEITTYSDGDEIVESYKAQFDIILMDVQMRFMDGVSAAEEIRKVDSDVVIIFITNMAQYAIKGYAVDALDYILKPISYFAFSERLNRAIDRMKKREEHFITITVKSGVNRLKVSDIYYIESNGHKLTFYTRKEELTATGTMKEFEKQLASYHFFRGHRCYLINLEHVEGMNDSFAVVNGKELDVSRPKRKAFMEALSNYWGEVIK from the coding sequence ATGATCCGAATTGCAATAGTGGAAGACGAGGTTAATTATAAAGAACAGTTAATAGAGTTTCTTAGAAGGTTTGAGCAAGAAAGAGATGAAAGCATTGAAATAACAACATACTCTGATGGTGATGAAATTGTTGAAAGTTATAAGGCGCAATTTGACATCATATTAATGGACGTTCAAATGCGCTTTATGGATGGCGTATCCGCAGCAGAAGAAATTAGAAAAGTAGATTCCGATGTGGTTATTATTTTTATAACAAATATGGCACAGTACGCCATCAAAGGATATGCTGTGGATGCATTGGATTATATATTGAAGCCAATCTCCTATTTTGCATTTTCAGAGCGCTTGAATCGGGCGATTGATCGAATGAAAAAACGAGAAGAGCATTTTATCACCATAACGGTGAAAAGTGGGGTGAATCGCCTTAAAGTTTCTGATATCTATTATATAGAGAGTAATGGGCATAAGCTGACGTTTTATACGAGAAAAGAGGAGCTTACGGCAACAGGGACGATGAAGGAATTCGAAAAACAATTAGCTAGCTATCATTTTTTTCGTGGACATAGGTGCTATTTGATTAATCTGGAACATGTAGAAGGCATGAATGATAGCTTTGCTGTAGTAAATGGAAAAGAGCTTGATGTCAGCCGTCCGAAAAGGAAAGCGTTCATGGAAGCGTTAAGCAATTATTGGGGAGAGGTTATTAAATGA
- a CDS encoding MerR family transcriptional regulator — MNIKPVSEKTGTSADTIRYYERIGLIPPVKRNKNGVREFDDEDIRWIEFSRKMREAGLSIEALIEYIGLFKDGDDTTIPARVGILSDERDELQKRIDMMQSALRRLNFKIDNYESHVVPTEKELREFDEQEK; from the coding sequence ATGAACATTAAGCCGGTAAGTGAAAAAACCGGTACGTCTGCTGATACAATTCGTTATTACGAGCGTATCGGCTTAATACCACCAGTAAAAAGAAACAAAAATGGTGTACGTGAGTTTGATGATGAGGACATTCGCTGGATTGAGTTCTCTCGCAAAATGCGTGAAGCAGGACTATCCATTGAAGCGCTAATCGAATACATTGGGCTATTCAAAGATGGCGATGATACCACTATCCCGGCTCGTGTGGGCATATTAAGTGACGAGCGCGATGAATTGCAAAAGCGTATTGATATGATGCAAAGTGCACTCAGGCGTTTGAATTTTAAGATTGATAATTATGAAAGTCATGTTGTTCCAACCGAAAAAGAACTTCGTGAATTTGATGAACAAGAAAAGTAA
- a CDS encoding aldo/keto reductase → MEYVKFGNTGMDVSRICLGAMGFGDAEKWTHKWVLDEEHSRPIIKKALDLGINFFDTANIYSMGESEKILGRALKDYAKRDDIVLATKVHQTMRPDRPNSGGLSRKEIMTEINHSLERLETDYVDLYIIHRWDYNTPIEETMEALHDVVKSGKARYIGASAMYAWQFQKAQRVAEQNGWTKFVSMQNHYNMIYREEEREMIPFCRDEKIAVTPYSPLASGRLTRDWSETTLRSETDTVQHSKYDSMMAADRSIVERLAEVANNHDVTRDKIALAWLLHKDQVVSPIIGAQKESHLESAVAALDIRLTPDEMNYLEELYVPHPVVGLIPDPRFNK, encoded by the coding sequence ATGGAATACGTAAAATTTGGCAATACTGGCATGGACGTTTCTCGTATTTGTTTAGGGGCAATGGGGTTCGGGGATGCAGAAAAGTGGACTCACAAATGGGTGTTAGATGAGGAGCATAGTCGTCCAATCATCAAAAAAGCACTCGATTTAGGGATTAATTTCTTTGATACTGCGAATATCTATTCAATGGGCGAGAGCGAGAAAATTCTTGGCCGTGCATTGAAGGATTATGCAAAACGTGACGATATTGTTCTCGCAACAAAGGTTCATCAAACAATGCGCCCAGATCGCCCTAACAGCGGTGGATTATCGCGTAAAGAAATTATGACCGAAATCAATCATAGTTTGGAGCGCTTAGAAACAGATTATGTGGATTTATATATTATTCATCGCTGGGACTATAACACACCTATTGAAGAAACGATGGAAGCTCTTCATGATGTCGTTAAATCAGGGAAAGCTCGTTATATTGGTGCGAGCGCTATGTACGCTTGGCAATTCCAAAAAGCGCAGCGTGTAGCTGAACAGAACGGCTGGACGAAATTTGTCTCCATGCAAAACCACTATAATATGATTTACCGTGAAGAAGAACGTGAAATGATTCCATTTTGTCGTGATGAAAAAATTGCGGTTACACCATACAGTCCACTTGCTTCAGGTCGTTTGACTCGCGATTGGTCAGAAACTACTCTTCGTTCTGAAACAGATACAGTTCAACACTCAAAATACGATAGTATGATGGCAGCTGATCGCAGTATCGTAGAACGTTTAGCTGAAGTTGCAAACAATCACGATGTTACGCGCGATAAGATTGCGTTAGCTTGGCTTCTTCATAAGGATCAAGTTGTCTCGCCAATTATTGGTGCTCAAAAAGAAAGCCATCTTGAGAGTGCGGTAGCTGCACTTGATATTCGCCTGACTCCTGATGAGATGAATTATTTAGAGGAATTATACGTGCCCCATCCAGTAGTAGGGCTTATTCCGGATCCGAGATTTAATAAATAA
- a CDS encoding aldo/keto reductase — protein MQTVKMNNGVEIPILGFGTFQITDPQEAEQAVINAIQAGYRHIDTAQSYMNEEAVGRGIANSGVLREEIFVTTKIWVENVSYKGVKSSFQRSLDRLGLDYVDMLLLHQPYNDVYGAWRAMEELQEEGKVRAIGVSNFAVDRAVDLAEFNKVTPQMNQIEISPFHQQTKNIAALKEEGIVPEAWAPFAEGKNDIFNNEILTEIGKKYNKSVAQVIVRWLVEQDIVVLAKSVKPERMAENLDVFDFSLTDEDKAAIATLNEGESQFFSHADPAMIKWMASRKMGI, from the coding sequence ATGCAGACAGTCAAAATGAACAATGGTGTAGAGATTCCTATCTTAGGTTTCGGAACTTTTCAAATTACTGACCCACAAGAAGCAGAGCAAGCGGTTATAAATGCGATTCAGGCGGGTTATCGTCATATCGATACAGCTCAGTCGTATATGAATGAAGAAGCCGTTGGTCGTGGTATTGCGAATTCAGGTGTATTGCGTGAAGAAATTTTTGTTACGACTAAAATTTGGGTAGAAAATGTTTCTTATAAAGGTGTGAAATCTTCCTTCCAACGTTCTCTTGATCGTTTAGGGCTTGATTATGTTGATATGCTTTTACTCCATCAACCGTATAATGACGTTTATGGTGCTTGGCGTGCAATGGAGGAACTCCAAGAGGAAGGCAAGGTTCGTGCGATTGGTGTATCCAATTTCGCTGTGGATCGTGCAGTTGATTTAGCAGAGTTTAATAAAGTGACTCCCCAAATGAACCAAATTGAAATCAGTCCATTTCATCAACAAACAAAAAATATTGCAGCACTAAAAGAAGAAGGCATTGTACCGGAAGCATGGGCACCATTTGCTGAAGGGAAAAATGACATTTTCAATAACGAAATACTTACTGAAATCGGTAAGAAATATAATAAATCAGTTGCTCAAGTAATTGTTCGTTGGCTTGTCGAACAGGATATTGTTGTTCTTGCGAAATCCGTAAAACCTGAACGTATGGCTGAGAATCTAGATGTATTTGATTTTTCATTGACGGATGAGGATAAGGCAGCCATTGCGACTTTAAACGAAGGCGAAAGTCAATTTTTCTCACACGCTGATCCAGCCATGATTAAATGGATGGCAAGTAGAAAAATGGGTATATAA
- a CDS encoding MerR family transcriptional regulator — translation MKSKEVVEMFDLSIDTLRYYERVGVIPPVGRDKNGYRNYTKGDLNWIFLAKSLRRAGLSVESLIKFATLAQMHKDSDVKKGQKKILHDQLQEIDEKLKEMNEVRDLLQYKIDTYDEHIAQFQSGERTEETAEELWNIKDFKKK, via the coding sequence TTGAAAAGTAAAGAAGTCGTTGAAATGTTTGATCTATCAATTGATACCCTACGTTATTATGAGCGAGTCGGTGTTATTCCACCGGTTGGTCGAGATAAAAATGGATATCGAAACTACACAAAGGGAGATTTGAATTGGATTTTTTTAGCGAAGAGCTTACGTCGTGCGGGCTTATCTGTGGAATCTCTTATTAAATTTGCCACACTTGCACAAATGCATAAGGACAGTGATGTGAAAAAAGGTCAAAAGAAAATATTACATGATCAATTGCAAGAAATTGACGAGAAGCTAAAAGAGATGAATGAAGTTCGTGATTTACTGCAATATAAAATTGATACGTATGATGAACATATTGCACAGTTTCAATCAGGTGAACGAACAGAAGAGACAGCTGAAGAGCTTTGGAACATAAAAGACTTTAAAAAGAAATAA
- a CDS encoding Rpn family recombination-promoting nuclease/putative transposase, which translates to MADQDGLWKKVIGDLFEDFLLFFVPELHAQVDFSVEPDFLDKELFQEVVDQKKGRRFADQLAKVRLRNGKEQWILIHIEVQSKNETDFPERMFQYFYRIYDRHQEKIVAIAVHTAPNRSAIPELFEYDYFGTQLHYSYRNYRTDAYLDKELEQSDNIFSKIVLAAKALHQTKDEDHQRYLFKRKLMCELIRTESYPRTAVQAVFHFIDYLLHLPEVYTKRLSEEIRPMIRKETELMELYNKENASPTIMNAFDLELEKGIEQGIKQGLKQVVVEMLKEGASIDFITKVTHLGEDEIEKLRKMLQ; encoded by the coding sequence ATGGCGGACCAGGATGGTCTGTGGAAAAAAGTTATTGGGGACCTATTTGAAGACTTTTTACTATTTTTTGTACCAGAATTACATGCGCAGGTTGATTTTAGTGTGGAGCCAGATTTTCTTGACAAGGAATTGTTTCAAGAAGTTGTGGATCAGAAAAAAGGCAGGCGTTTTGCCGACCAATTGGCAAAAGTTCGCCTGAGAAATGGAAAAGAGCAATGGATTCTTATTCATATTGAAGTGCAAAGTAAAAATGAAACAGATTTTCCTGAACGAATGTTTCAATACTTTTATCGAATCTATGATCGCCACCAAGAGAAAATTGTAGCCATTGCTGTTCATACAGCCCCTAATCGAAGCGCTATACCCGAACTTTTTGAGTACGATTATTTTGGCACACAGCTACATTATTCATATAGAAATTATCGAACAGATGCTTATCTGGATAAGGAATTGGAACAATCCGATAATATTTTTAGTAAAATCGTCTTAGCGGCAAAAGCATTGCATCAAACAAAAGACGAAGATCATCAACGTTATTTGTTCAAAAGAAAGCTAATGTGTGAACTTATCCGTACTGAAAGTTACCCGCGCACCGCAGTTCAAGCCGTTTTTCATTTCATTGATTACTTGTTACACTTACCAGAAGTGTATACAAAACGATTATCGGAAGAAATTCGACCAATGATTAGAAAGGAGACGGAGCTAATGGAGTTGTACAATAAAGAAAATGCTTCCCCGACAATTATGAATGCGTTTGATTTGGAGTTGGAGAAGGGGATAGAACAAGGAATAAAACAAGGTTTAAAACAAGTCGTTGTTGAGATGCTAAAAGAAGGAGCGTCCATCGACTTTATTACCAAGGTGACACATCTGGGAGAAGATGAGATTGAAAAACTAAGAAAAATGCTGCAGTAA
- a CDS encoding NUDIX hydrolase, with protein sequence MTKVKESIECWIFNQVTRKILLLHVPISKDSSVSFWQPITGGIEEKESPLEACVREVAEETGLIINEQNLIGWKEIIHVNLPTLNIKKNLFLGIINDSEIIISGEHDEYKWVSPKSVLGSLYWDSNRETWGNIQTLIHNKD encoded by the coding sequence ATGACTAAAGTGAAAGAAAGTATAGAGTGTTGGATTTTTAATCAAGTAACCCGGAAAATTTTGTTGTTGCATGTACCTATTTCAAAAGACTCAAGTGTATCATTTTGGCAACCTATAACAGGCGGCATTGAGGAAAAAGAATCTCCGCTAGAAGCTTGTGTTAGGGAAGTGGCTGAAGAAACTGGTTTGATTATAAATGAGCAAAATTTAATAGGTTGGAAAGAAATAATTCATGTGAATCTACCGACTTTAAATATAAAAAAGAATCTGTTTTTAGGAATAATCAATGATAGTGAGATAATTATTTCAGGGGAACATGATGAATATAAATGGGTTTCACCCAAAAGTGTTTTAGGCAGTTTGTATTGGGATAGTAATAGGGAAACTTGGGGAAATATACAGACACTTATTCATAATAAGGATTGA
- a CDS encoding class I SAM-dependent methyltransferase codes for MSIDALVLNKKSWDEVAPRFFGRNPLPEYGPLAPREEELNLLGNVEGAKVLDIGCGSGHSLQYMDQRSAGELWGVDLSQTQIETARELLNSCKSPIHLFESPMEKNPGLPKGYFDIVYSIYALGWTTDLRQTIENIHQYLKPGGIFVFSWEHPLFSRAELAERELRFHKSYHEEGSYYHEAWHEPVIMQQYKVSTYINTLIECGFQIEKVIEEVSLSEEDKEKHTNSWYSYEKAKMMPTTLIIKCKKC; via the coding sequence ATGAGTATTGATGCATTAGTACTTAACAAAAAAAGTTGGGATGAGGTCGCGCCTCGATTTTTCGGACGCAATCCTCTTCCGGAGTATGGACCGCTTGCTCCTCGGGAAGAAGAGTTGAATTTATTGGGCAACGTGGAGGGCGCCAAAGTGTTGGATATCGGTTGTGGGAGCGGCCATTCCTTGCAATACATGGACCAACGGAGTGCTGGAGAACTTTGGGGAGTGGATCTTTCGCAGACGCAGATTGAAACGGCAAGGGAGCTGTTGAATTCGTGTAAATCTCCTATCCATTTATTTGAATCCCCAATGGAGAAAAATCCGGGTTTGCCCAAGGGGTACTTTGATATTGTTTACTCGATTTATGCGTTAGGCTGGACGACCGATTTACGTCAAACGATTGAAAATATCCATCAATATTTAAAACCAGGCGGCATTTTCGTGTTCAGTTGGGAGCATCCGTTATTCAGCCGGGCCGAGCTTGCAGAGAGGGAGCTTCGTTTCCATAAATCCTATCATGAAGAAGGTTCCTATTACCATGAAGCCTGGCATGAACCTGTCATCATGCAACAATACAAAGTGAGTACATATATCAATACATTAATAGAATGTGGATTCCAAATTGAGAAGGTTATCGAGGAAGTTTCTTTGTCGGAGGAAGACAAGGAAAAGCATACGAATAGCTGGTATTCCTATGAAAAAGCGAAGATGATGCCGACAACATTAATTATAAAATGTAAAAAATGTTGA
- a CDS encoding ABC transporter ATP-binding protein has protein sequence MKNMLDLQAVSKKVRGKYLVHDVSIQIEKGTICGLLGPNGAGKTTIIRMLTGLIRPTSGDIFINEQSVVKNRASALKNVGAIVESPIFFPYMTGRENLKNLVRLHDTIPKIAEDAKVVEVLQIVGLEDRADEKVKTYSLGMKQRLGIAQALLGDPALLILDEPANGLDPMGMRELRELILTLKNKYDKTILLSSHLLDEMQKMCNQIVMIREGKLVWSGELDNQQNLEEVFIELMST, from the coding sequence ATGAAAAACATGTTAGATTTACAAGCCGTTTCGAAAAAAGTGAGAGGGAAGTATTTAGTTCACGATGTTTCTATTCAAATAGAGAAAGGTACGATTTGCGGATTACTGGGCCCTAACGGAGCGGGAAAAACCACGATTATTCGTATGCTGACTGGACTCATTCGACCAACGTCTGGGGATATTTTCATCAATGAACAAAGTGTCGTTAAAAATCGAGCATCCGCTTTAAAGAATGTCGGGGCGATTGTTGAGTCACCAATCTTTTTTCCTTATATGACAGGGAGAGAGAATTTAAAAAATTTAGTGAGACTACATGACACTATTCCAAAAATTGCTGAAGATGCGAAAGTAGTAGAGGTTTTACAAATTGTTGGACTTGAAGACCGTGCAGATGAAAAAGTCAAAACCTATTCATTAGGAATGAAGCAGCGACTAGGGATTGCCCAAGCATTATTAGGAGATCCTGCACTGCTTATTCTAGATGAACCTGCAAACGGTCTTGACCCGATGGGAATGCGGGAATTACGCGAACTAATTCTTACGTTAAAGAACAAATACGATAAGACCATTCTATTATCCAGCCATCTTCTCGATGAAATGCAAAAAATGTGTAATCAAATTGTTATGATTCGGGAAGGTAAATTAGTGTGGTCAGGGGAATTGGACAATCAGCAAAATCTTGAAGAAGTATTTATCGAGTTGATGTCAACATGA
- a CDS encoding ABC transporter permease — protein MNKLIASEWERLWKRKAIWLLFAAIPAMVYAAAKYCLHQNTTVTLDFPQYTVMGNFPVLGLAEMLMTAFNLVVLVITTMVVTDEYRSGQLRMVLIRTHSFRQIIFAKFFVVMSFIFLYLLAYFIICYGVGSMMFSSSETYPQFYHQSDTTVVEGFIYNLKFYGLAFLTLVAMSSVLFFIAIISHTTTTTLGIGIGFLFISIAYPTVIGLFGQLVPNEILLKLYFTSLPMVQWQGLTFMLAESSSLLGWILLVLGCYIVLFQSLMILSTRRKNDTFI, from the coding sequence ATGAACAAGCTAATCGCGAGTGAATGGGAACGATTATGGAAACGAAAAGCCATATGGCTACTGTTTGCGGCTATTCCAGCCATGGTTTATGCAGCGGCAAAATATTGTTTACATCAAAATACCACTGTCACGCTTGATTTCCCTCAATATACCGTCATGGGGAATTTCCCGGTACTCGGACTTGCAGAGATGTTAATGACAGCCTTTAATCTTGTCGTACTCGTTATTACTACGATGGTCGTTACAGATGAATATCGATCAGGACAATTGCGAATGGTACTGATTCGAACTCATTCTTTTCGACAAATCATCTTCGCAAAATTTTTCGTAGTAATGAGTTTTATTTTTCTATATCTATTGGCCTACTTTATTATTTGCTATGGCGTGGGATCTATGATGTTTTCAAGCTCTGAGACATACCCACAATTTTATCATCAAAGTGATACGACCGTAGTGGAGGGGTTCATTTATAATCTGAAGTTTTACGGCTTAGCGTTTCTGACATTAGTAGCAATGAGCAGTGTACTGTTTTTCATCGCAATCATCAGCCATACGACAACGACAACACTTGGAATTGGCATTGGATTTTTATTCATCAGTATTGCCTATCCAACTGTCATCGGGCTATTTGGACAATTAGTGCCTAATGAGATTTTACTGAAACTATATTTCACCTCACTTCCGATGGTGCAATGGCAAGGCTTGACGTTCATGCTAGCGGAATCATCTAGTTTACTGGGTTGGATACTACTCGTGCTAGGTTGTTATATTGTCCTGTTTCAATCATTAATGATTTTAAGTACAAGAAGAAAAAACGATACTTTTATATAA
- a CDS encoding ABC transporter permease, which yields MKSLLLSEYERTFKRKKTSIGIGIYFFMIVLQCLFIYLVGGVSFYDADHSVQLNSINTAPFFLRELGLLINFILIPMFVVDSFNGEYHSGALRLFLIRPQKRVKLFLAKWLVQASLFLALTFLTWLIATIFGQIMMPHVNETTFLNTESLNLFEGLLYTLKFYGMTYVVFLCVIGISAFMSIVMPNPIMAYMGTVACLIGGIYISDQFIYFIIISDSIFNVLGNSGQYGFYVSLLFLFVISHIMNVGIWTRKQWMG from the coding sequence ATGAAGAGCCTTCTATTGAGTGAATACGAACGAACATTTAAGCGTAAAAAAACGAGCATTGGAATAGGTATTTATTTCTTTATGATAGTACTACAATGTCTCTTTATCTATTTAGTCGGCGGGGTTAGTTTTTATGATGCAGATCATTCTGTCCAGTTAAATTCAATCAACACTGCTCCGTTTTTTCTAAGAGAACTAGGACTGCTTATCAACTTTATTTTAATCCCAATGTTTGTTGTTGATAGCTTTAATGGTGAATATCATTCGGGAGCCCTGCGTCTCTTCTTAATACGGCCACAAAAAAGAGTGAAGCTGTTTCTAGCAAAATGGCTTGTGCAAGCAAGTCTTTTTTTAGCACTTACGTTTCTTACATGGCTAATCGCTACTATTTTCGGTCAAATTATGATGCCTCATGTGAATGAAACGACCTTTTTGAACACTGAATCGTTGAATTTATTCGAAGGACTGCTTTACACGCTTAAGTTTTATGGAATGACATATGTTGTTTTCTTATGTGTAATTGGCATAAGCGCCTTTATGAGTATTGTGATGCCAAACCCAATTATGGCGTATATGGGTACAGTTGCTTGCCTAATAGGTGGGATATATATTTCTGATCAATTTATCTACTTTATAATTATTTCAGATTCTATTTTCAACGTTCTAGGAAACTCTGGCCAATATGGTTTCTATGTTAGCTTACTTTTCTTATTCGTAATAAGCCATATAATGAATGTAGGAATATGGACTCGAAAACAGTGGATGGGGTGA
- a CDS encoding response regulator transcription factor → MNKTILIVDDEEDIVGFMKDFLEDQGYHVITAYNSNQALDSLVHKPNLVILDVMMPGMNGFELCEMMRKSMTCPIIFLSARASEADRIKGLFVGGDDYLVKPFSMKELHARVIAHLRREHRQHGLTRKHLYFGHLIIDIDGREIYYQNQEISFTTKEFDIIEFLALHPGQVFSREQIYEKLWGYEAEGDSSTITEHVKKIRAKLAKYEPNPTYISTVWGVGYKWGK, encoded by the coding sequence TTGAACAAGACAATTTTAATTGTCGATGATGAGGAAGATATCGTCGGATTTATGAAAGACTTTCTCGAAGATCAAGGATACCATGTCATAACTGCATACAATAGTAACCAAGCGCTAGATTCTCTGGTGCATAAGCCCAATCTTGTCATTTTAGATGTCATGATGCCTGGTATGAATGGATTTGAGCTTTGTGAAATGATGAGAAAAAGTATGACGTGTCCAATCATTTTTTTAAGTGCAAGAGCAAGCGAAGCAGATCGGATAAAAGGGTTATTTGTTGGTGGCGACGATTATTTAGTCAAACCCTTTAGCATGAAAGAATTGCATGCGCGTGTCATCGCCCACTTACGACGCGAGCATCGGCAACATGGATTAACGAGAAAACATTTATATTTTGGTCATTTAATAATCGATATAGATGGCCGTGAAATTTATTATCAAAATCAAGAAATCTCTTTTACAACTAAGGAATTTGACATCATTGAATTTCTTGCCCTTCATCCTGGCCAAGTATTTTCTCGAGAACAGATTTATGAGAAGTTATGGGGATATGAAGCAGAAGGAGATTCTTCAACCATTACGGAACATGTAAAAAAGATTAGGGCTAAGCTGGCAAAATATGAACCGAATCCAACCTATATTTCGACTGTATGGGGAGTGGGATATAAATGGGGAAAGTAG